The following coding sequences lie in one Sesamum indicum cultivar Zhongzhi No. 13 linkage group LG9, S_indicum_v1.0, whole genome shotgun sequence genomic window:
- the LOC105170834 gene encoding protein yippee-like At4g27740 → MARTGLVVFNQEYPDYYMCKSCRTHIALAEDFISIDADTELIGATFDKAVNLRVDGPVHHREVAGKTVVDIYCVNCDDKLGWRYIHVNGEEIALEDDNVRLRMKKLVRKYSNQILDAETMSPVREDP, encoded by the exons ATGGCAAGGACTGGTTTGGTGGTGTTTAATCAGGAGTATCCTGACTACTACATGTGCAAGTCGTGTCGAACGCATATTGCCTTGGCAGAAGACTTCATCTCCATCGATGCA GATACTGAACTAATTGGCGCAACGTTTGATAAAGC TGTGAACCTGCGAGTCGACGGACCAGTTCACCACAGGGAAGTTGCTGGCAAGACAGTTGTTGATATCTACTGTGTCAACTGTGATGATAAGTTGGGCTGGAGATAT ATTCATGTTAATGGGGAGGAGATTGCTCTTGAAGATGACAACGTGAGGCTAAGAAT GAAAAAACTCGTGAGGAAGTATAGCAATCAGATTCTGGATGCAGAAACCATGTCTCCAGTCCGTGAAGATCCATAA